In Acipenser ruthenus chromosome 6, fAciRut3.2 maternal haplotype, whole genome shotgun sequence, the following proteins share a genomic window:
- the LOC117411352 gene encoding bcl-2-associated transcription factor 1-like → MVRSNSPSHSSRSKSGSHSSSRSRTRSRSRKKRYSSRSRSRSYSRSRSRERERNYPRDYRRDYRMNRGMRRPYGFRGRGRGYYHQGGGRFQHRGGFRPNWQNRQYSHSPRRGRSRSRTPKRRSASQRSRSKSHHSERSSPSRRSSSSRSSSRYSRSPVPSKKRSSQDKPGKKLEGGPTKDEGAGRQLDEKEDVKSEQTANLSSSKSLSDLKRTPAVIAESWIGIAAYNDTSPCSHRSPSPTPTPPSQSSSRSDTVSRQVASKISPPSLPSHRLHSMQHSPDGLLGHYSPSHDGPLYCTSPRRSPAKAFSASQSSRAFFPNSDEQDLPKAGKYLKRYTEEEGSRVYLHERGNGREKDAQKDRVQEKGRAERDGEWAEQGGLDLGGKKAGEKVPFLGDSPEVEEEDESQAYRQPYQFKVTSQVEQVKSYAVESRWNLDSQEESGKYKIKTLSKGERDYDRFGEDRTYKFKDTSYLVDRLGVNKGKYAEDGKSAEKFDEKITIKRDTVSPQQLRAEKLRELYEHGGLLQKTIDVRDKALLRDESLPRVKMVTNESCRPEVKVVYDDPSPGTSVASDRSLASALVHSVKREQGFRSIFDHIKGPQEYKSSAESFIQHIVSLVHHVTEHYFKSTGMTLHERFTVHQKAAEGHEARPKSPEIHRRINISPSVFKKERIIKEEGHKGEKKSRCDSADLRHDIDRRRKERSRERDDSRGSREPSPSRKLDKLGKEFKDYKDYKSYKDESKHKSKERDRSRSSSSSSVSQEDKDSRKERDEEYKSHHEQKDYAGYQGGNRARGTFQFRIRGGRGRGRGVFSGQNAAPSIPNVPFQKRPKEEEWDPEYTPKSKKYFLHDDRDDGIDYWAKRGRGRGTFQRGRGRFIFKKSSSSPKWTHDKYRCEGNVEEDEEEVENEQRKDKHKDEKE, encoded by the exons ATGGTGCGATCCAACTCCCCTTCGCATTCTTCAAGGTCAAAGTCTGGGTCTCACTCTAGCTCAAGATCTCGCACCAGATCACGTTCAAGGAAAAAGAGATACAG ttcTAGATCTCGATCCAGATCATACTCGCGTTCCCGAAGTCGAGAACGTGAGCGTAATTACCCCAGAGATTATCGGCGAGATTACCGCATGAACCGAGGGATGAGGCGGCCCTATGGGTTCCGCGGTCGGGGGAGAGGCTACTATCATCAGGGTGGTGGGCGCTTTCAACACCGAGGCGGCTTCAGGCCCAACTGGCAGAACCGGCAGTACTCCCATAGCCCCAGAAGGGGGCGCTCTCGGTCCAGGACCCCAAAACGCAGGTCAGCTTCACAGAGGTCTCGAAGCAAATCGCACCACTCCGAACGCTCTTCTCCGTCCCGAAGGTCATCCAGCTCCCGCTCCTCCTCTCGCTACAGCAGATCCCCTGTTCCTTCAAAGAAGCGCAGCTCCCAGGACAAGCCTGGCAAGAAATTGGAAGGGGGTCCTACGAAGGACGAAGGGGCAGGCAGGCAGCTGGATGAGAAGGAGGATGTAAAAAGCGAACAGACAGCCAATTTGTCGTCTTCCAAGTCGCTGTCCGACCTCAAGAGGACCCCTGCTGTCATCGCTGAGAGCTGGATAGGGATTGCTGCCTATAACGACACCAGCCCCTGCTCCCACCGCagtccctcccccacccccaccccgccCAGCCAGAGCTCCTCGCGCTCAGACACTGTCTCGCGCCAGGTTGCCTCTAAAATAAGCCCCCCCTCCTTGCCTTCACACCGGTTACATTCTATGCAGCACAGCCCTGATGGTCTTTTGGGGCACTATAGCCCCTCCCATGACGGCCCCCTGTACTGCACCTCCCCCAGGAGGAGTCCAGCTAAAGCTTTCTCTGCCAGCCAGAGCAGCAGAGCATTTTTCCCTAACAGCGATGAGCAGGATCTCCCAAAAGCTGGAAAGTACCTCAAAAG GTACACAGAAGAGGAAGGCAGCAGAGTTTACCTACATGAAAGGGGTAATGGGAGGGAGAAAGATGCTCAGAAGGACAGAGTACAAGAGAAAGGCAGGGCAGAGAGGGATGGAGAGTGGGCTGAGCAGGGAGGCTTAGATCTCGGGGGCAAAAAGGCGGGTGAAAAAGTGCCTTTCCTGGGTGACTCTCCTGAAGTAGAAGAGGAGGATGAGTCTCAAGCCTATAGGCAGCCCTATCAGTTCAAAGTGACCAGTCAGGTAGAGCAAGTTAAGAGTTATGCAGTTGAGTCCCGCTGGAACTTAGACAGCCAGGAGGAGAGTGGCAAgtataaaattaaaacattatcGAAAGGAGAGAGGGATTATGACAGGTTTGGGGAGGACAGGACATACAAGTTTAAGGATACAAGCTATTTGGTGGACAGGCTAGGTGTAAATAAAGGGAAGTACGCAGAGGACGGCAAGAGTGCAGAAAAGTTTGACGAGAAAATTACCATAAAGAGAGACACAGTGTCCCCACAGCAGCTCAGGGCAGAGAAGCTCAGAGAGCTCTACGAGCATGGTGGTCTGCTGCAAAAGACTATTGATGTGAGGGATAAGGCATTGCTTCGAGATGAAAGCCTACCTAGGGTAAAAATGGTCACCAATGAGTCCTGCCGTCCTGAGGTGAAAGTGGTGTATGATGATCCAAG CCCAGGGACTTCCGTGGCAAGTGACAGATCACTTGCAAGTGCGCTTGTCCACTCTGTCAAGAGGGAGCAAGGATTTCGTTCCATCTTTGACCACATAAAGGGGCCTCAGGAGTACAAAAGTTCTGCAGAGTCTTTTATTCAGCATATTGTGTCCTTGGTTCACCATGTAACGG AGCATTACTTCAAGTCAACAGGAATGACCCTCCATGAGCGGTTCACTGTCCATCAGAAAGCTGCTGAAGGGCATGAAGCCAGACCAAAAAGTCCAGAGATCCACAG GAGGATCAACATCTCCCCCAGTGTTTTTAAGAAGGAGAGAATCATTAAGGAAGAAGGTCACAAG GGTGAGAAAAAATCAAGATGTGATTCGGCTGACTTGAGGCATGATATTGATCGTCGACGAAAGGAGAGGAGCCGGGAACGAGACGACTCGAGGGGTTCTCGTGAACCCAGCCCGTCACGAAAACTGGACAAACTGGGCAAAGAGTTCAAGGACTACAAAGACTACAAGTCTTACAAAGATGAAAG CAAGCACAAAAGCAAAGAGCGAGACCGTTCAAGATCGTCATCCTCCTCTTCTGTGTCACAGGAAGATAAGGATAGCCGGAAAGAAAGGGACGAGGAATACAAGTCCCACCACGAGCAAAAAGATTACGCAGGTTATCAGGGAGGAAATAGGGCAAGGGGAACTTTT CAATTTCGGATAAGAGGAGGCAGAGGAAGAGGCAGAGGAGTCTTTTCAGGGCAGAACGCCGCACCCAGTATTCCTAATGTACCTTTCCAGAAAAGACCAAAGGAAGAGGAATGGGATCCTGAATATACTCCAAAGAGCAAGAAATATTTTTTG CATGATGACAGAGATGATGGGATTGACTATTGGGCCAAAAGAGGAAGGGGACGTGGTACCTTTCAGCGTGGCAGAGGGcggttcattttcaaaaagtccAGCAGCAGTCCCAAGTGGACGCATGATAAGTATCGGTGTGAGGGAAATGTGGAAGAAGATGAAGAGGAAGTAGAAAATGAACAACGGAAGGACAAACACAAAGATGAGAAG